From the Lepisosteus oculatus isolate fLepOcu1 chromosome 1, fLepOcu1.hap2, whole genome shotgun sequence genome, one window contains:
- the LOC102695581 gene encoding dual specificity calcium/calmodulin-dependent 3',5'-cyclic nucleotide phosphodiesterase 1B translates to MAELVKVRKKHLQAPICRLRSMVKQLDEKDVDFEALKKNLDYTASLLEAVYIDETRQMLDTEDDLPQIRSEAVPTEVRDWLASTFTQKARPPGRRSDEKPKFRSIVHAVQAGIFVERMFRKAYTAAIPNQPSAVIQNLRNIDRWNFDVLALNRASRGHALQTVVIELLTRYELISRFKIPITFLMTFLGALEKGYNKHRNPYHSQIHAADVTQTIHCLLLRTGLVHWLSELEVLAVLFAAAIHDFEHTGTTNNFHIRTRSNYAMIYNDRSVMESHHVSAAFRLMQDQQMNIFGNLSREEWVELRSLVIEMVLATDMSSHLLQVKAMKTCLQQQERIDKPKALSLLLHTADISHPTKPWPLHVRWTKALMEEFFRQGDMEAELGLPFSPLCDRKTTLVAESQIGFIDFIVDPTFSLLTDMAEKIVIPLVQENPSPPDPCKRHSSLWKESSWGLQWSLAHINAELVSFRSTWTRHTEDNKFKWKDRASNGSADQSSIEELSPNEEGLSEEDTTEIFTED, encoded by the exons ATGGCTGAGCTTGTGAAAGTTCGCAAGAAACACCTTCAGGCTCCGATCTGCAG GTTACGCTCCATGGTGAAACAGCTGGACGAAAAGGATGTGGACTTTGAAGCTCTGAAGAAGAACCTAGATTACACCGCATCCCTCCTGGAGGCAGTGTACATCGATGAGACAAG GCAGATGCTGGACACAGAAGATGACCTCCCGCAGATCCGCTCGGAGGCGGTCCCGACCGAGGTCCGGGATTGGCTGGCCTCGACCTTTACCCAGAAGGCTCGCCCTCCAGGTCGGCGGTCAGATGAGAAACCAAAATTTCGCAGCATCGTTCACGCGGTGCAGGCTGGCATCTTTGTCGAGAG GATGTTTAGGAAAGCCTACACCGCTGCCATTCCTAACCAGCCATCGGCCGTCATTCAGAACCTCCGG AACATCGACAGATGGAACTTCGACGTGCTGGCACTGAACAGAGCCAGCAGAGGGCACGCGTTGCAAACCGTGGTCATTGAACTGCTGACCAGATACGAGCTCATCAGTCGCTTTAAG ATTCCAATCACATTCCTGATGACCTTCCTGGGAGCCCTGGAGAAAGGCTACAATAAACACCGCAACCCCTATCACAGCCAGATCCATGCTGCTGACGTCACGCAGACCATACACTGCCTTCTGCTGCGCACTGGCCTGGTG CACTGGCTCAGCGAGCTGGAGGTGCTCGCTGTGCTGTTCGCCGCCGCCATCCACGATTTCGAGCACACCGGAACAACCAACAACTTCCACATCCGCACACG ATCCAACTATGCCATGATCTACAATGACCGCTCGGTCATGGAGAGTCACCATGTGAGCGCCGCCTTCAGGCTGATGCAGGACCAGCAGATGAACATCTTCGGCAACCTCTCCCGGGAAGAATGGGT GGAGCTGCGATCGCTGGTCATAGAGATGGTGCTGGCAACAGACATGTCCTCCCATCTACTGCAGGTGAAAGCCATGAAGACGTGTctacagcagcaggagag AATAGACAAGCCCAAGGCTCTGTCTTTGCTGCTTCATACTGCTGACATCAGCCACCCTACCAAGCCTTGGCCACTGCATGTTCGCTGGACCAAAGCCCTAATGGAGGAGTTCTTCAGACAG GGGGACATGGAAGCAGAATTGGGTCTTCCCTTCTCTCCTCTGTGCGACCGGAAGACCACCCTAGTAGCAGAATCCCAGATCG GTTTCATCGACTTCATCGTGGACCCTACTTTTTCCCTGCTGACCGACATGGCAGAGAAGATTGTTATCCCCTTGGTTCAGGAGAACCCCAGCCCACCAGATCCCTGCAAACGACACAG CTCGCTGTGGAAAGAGAGCTCCTGGGGTCTCCAGTGGAGCCTGGCTCACATCAACGCCGAGCTCGTCAGCTTCCGCTCGACGTGGACGCGACACACGGAGGACAACAAGTTCAAGTGGAAAGACAGGGCATCCAACG GCTCAGCAGATCAGAGCTCCATTGAGGAGCTGTCACCCAATGAGGAAGGCCTTTCAGAGGAAGACACTACAGAGATCTTCACTGAAGACTAG